In Pseudochaenichthys georgianus chromosome 6, fPseGeo1.2, whole genome shotgun sequence, a single window of DNA contains:
- the nup205 gene encoding nuclear pore complex protein Nup205 isoform X2 — protein sequence MAAQMAVNSASLWGPLKELWETVDGAVLRRQPESVHLLDLQLKKHKPHFLSLFKNPPKSAEQREKVRKASTEGIAIQGQQGSRLLPEQLLSEAFILSDLFDIGELSALELLLAGEQQQPHFPGLTRGLVAVLLYWDGKLCVANSLRTLIQSRHGKTFTLDLSGELVALTTRFTDELMNQGLTKRVLALVSEINVAREFERLQKERGLGNEKHRKEVSDLIKESRQALADSLFSWTCQSPLSKDDTLALIGHLETVSAQADGSLDSVNLALVMALLYCLDVSFVEQGTEDREDLIQALPLLTERQYVSAVHSRLMDGQPWKLPGLQAVCRLAWALSLRVLSQLPQGGALVEFTEADEALADQALLGDVFLFIKEGILGCEGCAQEEFYIRRLHSLITDFLALMPMKVKQLRNRADEDARLVHMSLQMESELPSSLRKDLEHLMNLIGEFYSKDPFGLELGLEFWCPTESLQHTSLQGSYLGMALQRPPHKQVVLSKFVRQMGDLLPSTLYISYLRMLKGLANGPQCSHYAFSLLKTNGATHSDNLQGVSGSPVSWEHFFHSLMLYHENLRRDFPNPDAAQFRHPSLRGITQRELEGLTSFLQLLTTIITWSENARLALCEHPQWTPVVVMLGLLQCSVPPVLKAEVLRCLAAFGKSPEIAASLWQSLEYTQILQTVRAPGQRQAAGIEVELNEIESSCEEYPLTRGFCHLISTLVESSLPVNLGAGLRAPGFQPYLNFLRDSVFLPFPTRAYRHPAEKWEVADAVLEVFHKLLRDYEPQPSDFVQEIVELQGEQLAAHKPPGHSLMFHLLNDSPTLTLCLSLLEEGVRQLDTYAPFPGKKHLESAVLRVLCLLDLALQKEVVFMDLLRESQASMLVSPLEQLLQGVSPQTRRADHIVNIGRYLYHSSSNPEASFQSAKILRRIANYPNIQNRLVGDFTHDQAVSEKLMAGFVECLDNEEAEEATENGDDADAQQKVARIRHETQIHLLNLLITSLDLKTPNLALYLLGYEVKKPVSSTNLQDPGVLGCPRSCLHAILSLLQRGTEKRSGPVLTQQAPHLAELCYQVIYQLCACPDTSGPTMRYLRTSQDFLFSHLQHLPFILPSNQIAALSQMSWLMKTAAIELRVTSLNRQRSHTQRLVSLLLDDQPHTQRTADGESGMEEETRSVCGFLHFDTVSKVRRKLLSVLDAIDFSQDMPELLQLDFFERTQIEQVISNCEHVNEQGHTVCNVKLLHRVLVAEVNALQGMAAIGQRPLLMEEVNSILQQVVERNRVRRSLSAKRNALRSWRSLVETLLTACPADLIPADDRQLIIRDLLLDLHDKVLSEDAAGELMPIVAGAVFTLTAHLSQSVLSEQQQGAGLEISSGFASIANSALHLILRKLLDFILCTGGGYQRLRAHLYGSLLYYLQIAQKPDEPDTLQTAGKAMWERLTAPEDGFSKLQRENLSIIESYGNSLMEVVCRDACDGHEISRMLALAVLDRILSIDRQNQWLVYVCNSGYLRSLVESLRQDDVALQTLLTPQPPLLKPLYIYESKMALLTRVAKTGQGAVELLRCGLVAQLIECQVFDMVPDSDAHRVVRDPSGFIPSPMDRYRQILLPTLRLFQVILTSTTTNHQQGAAQVLQWLIVHSDTIQSLLRCPELSMGALQELSLLTGIISKTALPGALESGGEVNSAALMEFQGHINRFQRLCLSLLGRLAGSERERLLKQAEISAPADSAERREEMEVAMQQVCANIMEYCQTLLLQSSAQAQFSICLFSPSGSEPAGRDGGRADLSSALPSMAYSRAPSLGLVMYLLKNSAADFFRFHQSHRQSLGKLQSLDQLPPDELKELCQGLVSGPGGVEKISSVQRSLLAKRRLVQLINNRAKLLALCSYVIETCLFVLWRHLEYYLLHCTPTDPKNSPMPGASLYRSRLTDDSFGGLQGSGGRVLGLSRVSQQDLDLLKSDMATGFGEALQRKLLDVEGLYSQVRSRYTFIQALVRRVRGLLRQPKS from the exons ATGGCGGCCCAGATGGCGGTAAATTCGG CCAGTCTGTGGGGGCCGCTGAAGGAACTATGGGAGACAGTGGACGGAGCGGTGTTGAGGAGACAACCAGAGAGCGTCCACCTCCTCGACCTGCAGCTGAAGAAACACAAACCACATTTTCTCTCACTCTTCAAAAATCCG CCAAAGAGTGCAGAGCAGAGAGAGAAGGTGCGTAAAGCCAGCACAGAAGGCATCGCCATCCAGGGTCAGCAGGGCTCACGGCTCCTTCCAGAGCAGCTTCTCTCAGAGGCCTTCATCCTCAGTGATCTGTTTGATATTGGAGAGTTATCAGCTTTGGAGCTTCTGTTAGCAG GTGAGCAACAGCAGCCCCATTTTCCAGGTCTGACACGAGGTCTGGTAGCTGTGCTGCTCTACTGGGATGGAAAGCTCTGTGTGGCCAACTCTCTGCGCACACTCATCCAGTCACGCCATGGCAAGACCTTCACCCTGGACCTGAG TGGAGAGCTGGTGGCTTTGACCACACGTTTCACAGACGAACTGATGAACCAGGGTCTGACCAAACGCGTCCTGGCATTGGTGTCAGAGATCAATGTGGCGCGAGAATTTGAACGGCTGCAGAAGGAGCGCGGCCTGGGCAACGAGAAGCACCGGAAAGAG GTCTCGGACCTTATTAAAGAGAGCAGACAGGCTCTGGCAGACAGCCTGTTTTCGTGGACCTGCCAGTCACCTTTGTCTAAAGACGACACCCTGGCTCTTATTGGCCACCTGGAGACAGTGAGCGCTCAAGCTGATGGCTCATTGGATAGCGTGAACCTGGCTCTGGTCATGGCACTACTCTACTGCTTGGATGTCAGCTTTGTAGAACAGGGAACAGAAGATAGAGAAG ATCTGATCCAGGCGCTGCCATTGCTGACTGAGCGGCAGTACGTGTCTGCGGTGCACAGCCGGCTGATGGATGGCCAGCCGTGGAAGCTTCCAGGTCTGCAGGCTGTGTGTCGCCTGGCCTGGGCTCTGTCTCTGAGGGTCCTTTCCCAGCTACCACAGGGAGGTG CCCTGGTGGAGTTCACCGAGGCAGACGAGGCTCTGGCCGACCAGGCTCTGCTGGGAGACGTCTTCCTGTTTATAAAGGAGGGCATCCTGGGATGTGAGGGCTGTGCACAGGAAGAGTTTTACATCCGCCGCCTCCACTCACTCATCACAGACTTCCTGGCACTCATGCCAATGAAG GTGAAACAGCTTCGTAACCGCGCTGATGAGGATGCCCGTCTGGTGCACATGTCTTTACAAATGGAGAGCGAGCTTCCATCGTCGCTACGCAAGGACTTGGAGCATCTCATGAACCTC ATAGGAGAGTTTTACAGTAAGGACCCATTTGGACTGGAGTTGGGTCTGGAGTTCTGGTGTCCCACAGAGTCTCTGCAACACACCTCCCTGCAGGGGTCCTACCTGGGGATGGCGCTGCAAAGGCCTCCGCACAAACAG GTGGTTCTGTCCAAGTTTGTGCGTCAGATGGGAGACCTCCTGCCTTCCACCCTCTATATCTCCTATCTCCGTATGCTGAAAGGACTCGCCAACGGGCCTCAGTGTTCCCACTACGCCTTCAGCCTGCTCAAAACCAACGGAGCCACGCACA GTGACAACCTCCAGGGAGTGTCCGGCAGCCCGGTGTCTTGGGAACACTTTTTTCACTCCCTGATGCTCTACCATGAGAACCTGCGGAGAGACTTTCCAAACCCAGACGCAGCACAGTTCCGCCACCCATCCCTCAGAGGCATCACCCAGAGAGAGCTGGAAGGACTCACCTCCTTCCTGCAGCTGCTCACCACCATCATCACATGG AGTGAAAATGCACGCCTGGCGCTGTGTGAGCATCCCCAGTGGACCCCCGTGGTGGTGATGTTGGGGCTGCTGCAGTGCAGCGTCCCCCCCGTCCTGAAGGCGGAGGTCCTGCGCTGCCTGGCAGCTTTTGGGAAGTCACCAGAGATCGCTGCCTCACTGTGGCAGTCACTGGAATACACTCAG ATCCTCCAGACGGTGCGAGCCCCAGGACAGAGGCAGGCAGCTGGAATTGAG GTGGAGCTGAATGAGATCGAGTCCAGCTGTGAGGAATATCCTCTGACACGGGGCTTCTGTCACCTGATCAGCACATTGGTGGAGAGCAGCCTGCCTGTTAATCTAGGGGCGGGGCTACGCGCACCCGGCTTCCAACCATACCTGAACTTCTTGCGTGACTCTGTGTTCCTCCCCTTCCCCACCCGAGCATATCGCCATCCAGCTGAGAAG TGGGAGGTTGCTGAcgctgtgctggaggtgttCCACAAGCTGCTGCGGGACTACGAGCCCCAGCCCTCAGACTTTGTCCAGGAGATAGTGGAGCTGCAGGGCGAGCAGCTCGCGGCCCACAAGCCCCCGGGCCACAGCCTCATGTTCCACCTGCTGAACGACTCGCCCACGCTGACGCTCTGCCTCAGCCTGCTGGAGGAGGGGGTGCGCCAGCTGGACACCTATGCACCCTTCCCTG GTAAGAAGCACTTGGAATCGGCGGTGCTGCGCGTCCTGTGCCTGCTGGACTTGGCCCTGCAGAAGGAGGTGGTGTTCATGGACCTCCTCAGGGAGAGCCAGGCCTCCATGCTGGTGTCCCCCTTGGAGCAGCTTCTCCAGGGGGTCAGCCCTCAAACACGAAGGGCCGATCACATTGTCAATATTGGCAG GTATCTGTACCACAGCAGCTCCAACCCAGAGGCTTCCTTCCAGAGTGCCAAGATCCTGCGTCGTATCGCCAACTACCCCAACATTCAGAACAGGCTGGTGGGAGATTTCACACATGACCAG GCTGTGAGTGAAAAGCTAATGGCCGGCTTTGTGGAGTGTCTCGACAATGAAGAGGCAGAGGAGGCAACAGAGAACGGAGATG ACGCTGACGCACAACAGAAGGTCGCAAGAATCCGACATGAAACACAGATCCATCTGCTgaacctgctcatcacctcctTGGATCTGAAGACACCAAATCTGGCCCTGTACCTTCTGGGATATGAAGTCAAGAAGCCTGTGTCCTCCACCAACCTCCAGGACCCAG GTGTGTTGGGGTGTCCGCGCAGCTGCCTGCACGCAATCTTGAGTCTGCTGCAGAGAGGCACAGAGAAGAGATCAGGACCTGTGCTCACTCAGCAGGCCCCTCACCTGGCTGAGCTCTGCTACCAG GTGATCTACCAGCTGTGTGCCTGCCCTGACACATCTGGACCCACCATGCGCTATTTGAGGACCAGCCAGGACTTCCTGTTCTCTCACCTGCAGCACCTTCCCTTCATCCTGCCCA GTAATCAGATCGCCGCTCTCTCCCAGATGTCGTGGCTCATGAAAACAGCCGCCATCGAGCTGAGAGTGACCTCACTGAACCGCCagcgctcacacacacaacgcCTGGTCAGCCTGCTGTTGGACGACCAGCCCCACACTCAGCGCACAG CTGATGGAGAATCAGGAATGGAAGAAGAAACCAGATCAGTCTGCGGCTTCCTGCATTTCGACACCGTTTCTAAAG TGCGCAGGAAGTTGCTGAGCGTGCTGGACGCCATCGACTTCAGTCAGGATATGCCTGAGCTGCTGCAGCTGGACTTCTTTGAGCGCACTCAGATAGAGCAGGTGATCTCTAACTGCGAGCACGTCAACGAGCAGGGACACACCGTGTGCAACGTCAAG TTGCTTCATAGAGTGCTTGTGGCAGAGGTGAATGCACTGCAGGGAATGGCAGCCATTGGACAGAGGCCGCTGTTAATGGAG GAGGTGAACTCCATCCTGCAGCAGGTGGTGGAGCGCAACCGCGTCCGCAGGAGTTTGAGTGCAAAGCGAAACGCACTGCGGTCGTGGAGGAGCCTGGTGGAGACGCTGCTGACCGCCTGCCCCGCTGACCTCATCCCTGCTGACGACAGGCAGCTCATCATCAGAGACCTGCTGCTGGACCTGCATGACAAG GTGTTATCTGAGGATGCAGCAGGAGAACTGATGCCCATTGTCGCCGGGGCAGTCTTCACTCTGACAGCTCACCTCAGCCAATCAGTCCTGTCTGAGCAGCAGCAGGGGGCGGGATTAGAAATCTCCTCTGGCTTCGCCTCAATCGCCAACTCCGCCCTGCATCTGATTCTCCGAAAGCTGCTGGACTTCATCCTTTGTACTG GAGGAGGATACCAGCGCCTGCGTGCTCACCTGTATGGCTCCCTGCTGTACTACCTTCAAATCGCCCAGAAGCCTGACGAACCAGACACTCTGCAGACGG CAGGGAAGGCCATGTGGGAGCGTCTCACTGCCCCCGAGGACGGTTTCTCCAAACTGCAGAGAGAGAATCTCTCTATTATCGAGAGCTATGGCAATTCTCTGATGGAGGTGGTGTGTCGGGACGCCTGTGACGGCCATGAAATCAGCAGG ATGTTGGCTCTGGCGGTGTTGGACCGGATCCTGTCCATAGACCGGCAGAACCAGTGGCTGGTGTACGTCTGCAACAGCGGCTACCTGCGCTCGCTGGTGGAGAGTCTGAGGCAGGACGATGTGGCCCTGCAGACCCTGCTCACGCCTCAGCCCCCCCTCCTCAAACCACTCTACATCTACGAGAGCAAGATG GCTCTGCTGACCCGCGTGGCTAAGACGGGTCAGGGCGCCGTGGAGCTGCTGCGCTGCGGCCTGGTGGCACAGCTGATCGAGTGTCAGGTGTTTGACATGGTGCCTGACAGCGATGCACACAG GGTGGTGAGGGACCCCTCAGGCTTCATCCCCAGCCCCATGGACCGCTACCGGCAGATTCTCTTACCGACCTTGAGGCTCTTCCAGGTGATCCTGACCTCTACCACCACAAACCACCAGCAGGGGGCAGCACAG gttctCCAGTGGCTGATAGTGCACTCTGACACCATTCAGTCCCTGTTGCGCTGTCCGGAGCTCAGTATGGGAGCTTTGCAGGAGCTCTCCCTGCTGACTGGCATCATCAGCAAGACAGCTCTGCCAG GGGCCCTTGAGTCAGGCGGTGAGGTCAACAGTGCGGCTCTCATGGAGTTCCAGGGTCACATCAACAGATTCCAG CGTCTCTGTTTGTCCCTGCTTGGCCGTCTGGCGGGCAGCGAGAGGGAGAGGTTACTGAAGCAGGCCGAGATCTCTGCGCCTGCTGACTCGGCAGAAAGACGAGAGGAGATGGAGGTGGCCATGCAACAG GTGTGTGCTAACATCATGGAGTACTGCCAGACGCTGCTGCTGCAGAGCTCGGCGCAGGCTCAGTTCAGCATCTGCCTCTTCAGCCCGTCAGGCAGCGAGCCAGCGGGCCGGGACGGGGGCCGTGCAG ATCTCTCATCCGCCCTGCCATCAATGGCGTACTCTCGGGCCCCCAGCCTGGGTCTGGTCATGTACCTGCTGAAGAACAGCGCTGCGGATTTCTTCCGGTTCCACCAGAGTCACAGACAAAGCCTGGGCAAGCTGCAGAGCCTGGATCAGCTGCCTCCTGACGAGCTCAAGGAG TTGTGCCAGGGCCTGGTGTCGGGCCCCGGAGGCGTGGAGAAGATCTCCTCAGTGCAGAGGAGCCTGCTGGCCAAGAGACGACTGGTCCAGCTGATCAACAACAGAGCCAAGCTGCTGGCCCTGTGCTCCT ATGTTATCGAGACGTGTTTGTTTGTACTGTGGCGCCACCTGGAGTACTACCTGTTGCACTGTACTCCCACCGACCCCAAGAACTCCCCGATGCCTGGAGCCAGTTTGTATAGATCTCGGCTCACAGACG ATTCCTTTGGCGGGCTGCAGGGAAGCGGAGGTCGCGTCCTCGGTCTATCTCGGGTCAGCCAGCAAGACCTGGACCTG CTGAAGAGCGACATGGCCACAGGTTTCGGAGAGGCTCTGCAGAGGAAGCTGCTGGACGTGGAGGGTCTGTACAGCCAGGTCCGCTCCCGCTACACCTTCATCCAGGCCCTGGTCCGCAGGGTCCGCGGCCTGCTCCGACAGCCCAAGAGCTGA